A genomic stretch from Anoplopoma fimbria isolate UVic2021 breed Golden Eagle Sablefish chromosome 8, Afim_UVic_2022, whole genome shotgun sequence includes:
- the fkbp8 gene encoding peptidyl-prolyl cis-trans isomerase FKBP8 isoform X1 → MKPKFLPMTEKEELMDASDSQASRAPSGKTSGRTSLLDSGEDFEVLDEEDIDDDPPPPLEDAGGGKEKSTEEKPAESDSEPPGPVEEWLDVLGNDQLKKKVLEAGEGRDSRPQKGQHVKINLKTYLKDGTLVEEQTDLSFTLGDGDVIQALDLTVQLMEMKEKALVQADAKYAYGVRGSLEPEVPPNSELSLEVELLEATDAPDLELLPPVEKIALASLKRERGNVHYQRADYAFAVNSYSIALNITESSSKVDISPEEENELMDVRVKCLNNMAASQLKLDHYDAALKSCVSALEHQPENIKALFRMGKVLALQGEYSEAIQTLRKALKLEPSNKTIHAELSKLVKKNSEQRGAEQAMYKKMLGNPGGGSNSGSQKKRAKSSWGLSWKWLFGATAVAIGGVALSVVIAARN, encoded by the exons ATGAAGCCCAA GTTTCTACCAATGACTGAGAAAGAGGAGCTCATGGACGCCTCTGACAGCCAGGCCAGCAGGGCGCCTTCAGGGAAGACAAGTGGACGAACCTCGTTGCTGGACAGTGGAGAGGACTTTGAGGTTTTAGATGAGGAGGACATTGATGatgaccctcctcctcctctggaagATGCTGGGGGTGGGAAGGAGAAAAGCACTGAGGAGAAACCTGCAGAGTCAGATTCAGAGCCTCCAGGTCCAGTGGAAGAATGGCTGGATGTTTTAG GTAACGaccagctgaagaaaaaagtcCTGGAGGCAGGGGAAGGGCGAGACAGTCGGCCACAGAAAGGACAGCATGTAAAGATTAATCTTAAAACGTACCTGAAGGACGGGACACTTGTAGAGGAGCAGACGgacctctctttcactctcggAGACGGAGATGTCATCCAG gCTCTGGATCTAACAGTGCAACTCATGGAAATGAAAGAGAAGGCCCTCGTCCAGGCCGATGCAAAATATGCATATGGTGTCCGGGGGAG TCTTGAGCCTGAGGTTCCCCCCAACTCTGAACTATCCCTAGAAGTGGAACTGCTGGAAGCTACTGATGCTCCAGACCTGGAGCTGCTGCCCCCTGTAGAGAAGATCGCCCTGGCCAGccttaagagagagagaggcaacgTTCATTATCAGCGAGCGGACTACGCTTTTGCAGTGAATTCGTACAGCATTGCCCTGAATATAACAGAGTCTAGTTCTAAAG ttgacattagtcctgaggagGAAAATGAGCTGATGGATGTAAGAGTGAAGTGTTTAAACAACATGGCTGCCTCTCAGCTTAAACTGGACCACTATGACGCCGCACTCAAATCTTGTGTCTCAGCACTGGAGCACCAGCCAGAAAACATAAAAGCACTTTTCCGCATGGGCAAG GTACTAGCCTTGCAAGGTGAATATTCAGAAGCCATTCAAACTTTGAGGAAGGCGCTGAAGTTGGAACCAAGCAACAAG ACCATCCACGCCGAGCTCTCCAAGCTGGTGAAGAAGAACtcggagcagagaggagcagagcaggCCATGTACAAGAAGATGCTGGGAAACCCCGGTGGTGGAAGTAACAGCGGTTCTCAAAAAAAACGGGCCAAGTCCTCATGG GGCCTCAGCTGGAAATGGCTGTTCGGTGCCACTGCGGTAGCCATTGGAGGTGTAGCATTATCCGTTGTCATAGCTGCTAGAAATTGA
- the fkbp8 gene encoding peptidyl-prolyl cis-trans isomerase FKBP8 isoform X2 produces MTEKEELMDASDSQASRAPSGKTSGRTSLLDSGEDFEVLDEEDIDDDPPPPLEDAGGGKEKSTEEKPAESDSEPPGPVEEWLDVLGNDQLKKKVLEAGEGRDSRPQKGQHVKINLKTYLKDGTLVEEQTDLSFTLGDGDVIQALDLTVQLMEMKEKALVQADAKYAYGVRGSLEPEVPPNSELSLEVELLEATDAPDLELLPPVEKIALASLKRERGNVHYQRADYAFAVNSYSIALNITESSSKVDISPEEENELMDVRVKCLNNMAASQLKLDHYDAALKSCVSALEHQPENIKALFRMGKVLALQGEYSEAIQTLRKALKLEPSNKTIHAELSKLVKKNSEQRGAEQAMYKKMLGNPGGGSNSGSQKKRAKSSWGLSWKWLFGATAVAIGGVALSVVIAARN; encoded by the exons ATGACTGAGAAAGAGGAGCTCATGGACGCCTCTGACAGCCAGGCCAGCAGGGCGCCTTCAGGGAAGACAAGTGGACGAACCTCGTTGCTGGACAGTGGAGAGGACTTTGAGGTTTTAGATGAGGAGGACATTGATGatgaccctcctcctcctctggaagATGCTGGGGGTGGGAAGGAGAAAAGCACTGAGGAGAAACCTGCAGAGTCAGATTCAGAGCCTCCAGGTCCAGTGGAAGAATGGCTGGATGTTTTAG GTAACGaccagctgaagaaaaaagtcCTGGAGGCAGGGGAAGGGCGAGACAGTCGGCCACAGAAAGGACAGCATGTAAAGATTAATCTTAAAACGTACCTGAAGGACGGGACACTTGTAGAGGAGCAGACGgacctctctttcactctcggAGACGGAGATGTCATCCAG gCTCTGGATCTAACAGTGCAACTCATGGAAATGAAAGAGAAGGCCCTCGTCCAGGCCGATGCAAAATATGCATATGGTGTCCGGGGGAG TCTTGAGCCTGAGGTTCCCCCCAACTCTGAACTATCCCTAGAAGTGGAACTGCTGGAAGCTACTGATGCTCCAGACCTGGAGCTGCTGCCCCCTGTAGAGAAGATCGCCCTGGCCAGccttaagagagagagaggcaacgTTCATTATCAGCGAGCGGACTACGCTTTTGCAGTGAATTCGTACAGCATTGCCCTGAATATAACAGAGTCTAGTTCTAAAG ttgacattagtcctgaggagGAAAATGAGCTGATGGATGTAAGAGTGAAGTGTTTAAACAACATGGCTGCCTCTCAGCTTAAACTGGACCACTATGACGCCGCACTCAAATCTTGTGTCTCAGCACTGGAGCACCAGCCAGAAAACATAAAAGCACTTTTCCGCATGGGCAAG GTACTAGCCTTGCAAGGTGAATATTCAGAAGCCATTCAAACTTTGAGGAAGGCGCTGAAGTTGGAACCAAGCAACAAG ACCATCCACGCCGAGCTCTCCAAGCTGGTGAAGAAGAACtcggagcagagaggagcagagcaggCCATGTACAAGAAGATGCTGGGAAACCCCGGTGGTGGAAGTAACAGCGGTTCTCAAAAAAAACGGGCCAAGTCCTCATGG GGCCTCAGCTGGAAATGGCTGTTCGGTGCCACTGCGGTAGCCATTGGAGGTGTAGCATTATCCGTTGTCATAGCTGCTAGAAATTGA